The sequence GGACCAACTCACCAAGGCCTGGGTGACTTCCTTCGATGTCGGTGAGGTTATATTCAAGCTGGGTTTCTTCCGGCTGGTGCATGTCCAGAATACCGGGGCTGCTTTCGGCATATTCCAGGGCCAGTCCTTCATTCTGACCATAGTTGCCGTTATCGGAATCATTGTTCTCCTGTTCCTGGTGTTTTTCCTGCGTCGCAGCTACCCGTTTCTGGCGGGAATGACCAACATAGTAGCTTTCAGCCTGATGCTGGGGGGCACTACGGGGAACCTGATTGACCGGCTCAGACAGGAAGGCCGCGTTACCGATTTCCTTGATGTCGGCTTTTGGCCGGCTTTCAACGTTGCCGATTCGGCGATAGTGGTCGGTGTTATTATTGTTGCCTATTCACTGGTGCGCCTGACCAGGGCAGAGAAACAGTAGGCACGGGCAGACTGGTGTGCCCAAAGGGGTAAGGTTGAGCACTGGAACCGCAGTGTACCGCTTCACCGTTGAAAGACCGGGTGTTCGCCTTGATAAGTACGTGGCTGAGAACTGCCCGGAGCTATCCCGGACACAGGCTCAGAAGCTCATTCCCGATGGCCATATCACCGTCAATGATGTCGTGGCCAGGGCGGGTCTCAAGCTGAACACCGGAGACCGGATAACGGTAAGCATTCCCCTGGAAGAGCCCGGTACCTTACTACCGGAGTCCATCCCCTTCGGTATCCTCTACGAGGATAGTGACGTGCTCGTTATTGATAAGCCTGCCGGACTGCCGGTACACCCGGCACCGGGACACCCCGGCCATACCCTGGTGAACGGGCTTCTGGCTTATCTTTCTACCTTGCCGGATACCGGCGACGCACTTAGGCCGGGAATCGTACATAGGCTGGATATGGATACCTCCGGAGTGATGCTGGTGGCCAAGAACCGGGCGGCCCATGCTAATCTGTCGGAGCAGTTCAAGTCCCGTTCGGTAGCCAAGGTCTACCTGGCGCTGGTCAGGGGGCGTCTTTCCCCGGAAGATGGCGCCATCGAAGCGCCGATTGGGCGCGACCCCCGCAACCGCAAGCGTATGGCGGTAGTTACCGAGAACTGCGGTCGGCCAGCACGTACCGGATATCACGTGGTCAGGTACATTGACAGCTATACGCTCCTTGAGGTGGCGCTGGAGACCGGGCGTACCCACCAGATTCGGGTCCACCTGGCTGCCATCGGTCATTCGGTGGTGGGAGACACGACCTATGGGGTGTCCTCACCATACCTATCACGGCAATTCCTGCACTCATTTCGCCTCGGTTTCTGCCTGCCGGGTACCGGGGAGCACGTGGAGTTTGAATCCGGACTGCCGGCCGACCTGCAGCAGGCGCTGGAGGATATCGGCTAGAGTTTTAACCCGTAAGGTGGTAGAATTGGGCGTAGCAGGTGATGCCGCATGGGTGCCTTCTGTTCCCACTCTCACCAAGGAAAGGTGCTGCCCCGGCAATGCTGGAGGTTAGAACATGAATTTATCCAGGCAGATAACAAGTGAGAGCTATACCGTTGACTACGCCGGTTTCTGGATAAGACTGCTGGCTTTTATCATTGACGGTGCTATCC comes from Dehalococcoidales bacterium and encodes:
- the lspA gene encoding signal peptidase II — translated: MQKADSLLGSWRGPVLFFTVSLIVAADQLTKAWVTSFDVGEVIFKLGFFRLVHVQNTGAAFGIFQGQSFILTIVAVIGIIVLLFLVFFLRRSYPFLAGMTNIVAFSLMLGGTTGNLIDRLRQEGRVTDFLDVGFWPAFNVADSAIVVGVIIVAYSLVRLTRAEKQ
- a CDS encoding RluA family pseudouridine synthase — its product is MSTGTAVYRFTVERPGVRLDKYVAENCPELSRTQAQKLIPDGHITVNDVVARAGLKLNTGDRITVSIPLEEPGTLLPESIPFGILYEDSDVLVIDKPAGLPVHPAPGHPGHTLVNGLLAYLSTLPDTGDALRPGIVHRLDMDTSGVMLVAKNRAAHANLSEQFKSRSVAKVYLALVRGRLSPEDGAIEAPIGRDPRNRKRMAVVTENCGRPARTGYHVVRYIDSYTLLEVALETGRTHQIRVHLAAIGHSVVGDTTYGVSSPYLSRQFLHSFRLGFCLPGTGEHVEFESGLPADLQQALEDIG